The genomic interval TTTTCTAAATATTCTATTACTTCAATAGCGATTGTCATCCCTTTgtcttcaaagaaaagaacagTGTATGCATTGTCGTAAACCTCGAAGGTCTTGAACAATTAAAATCCTAGCGTAACATGTTTCGACCGGTAAACAGACATGTTGGTTGAAGCTCAGTGTTCACTTATCAAGAGTTGCTTGTCCACCATCGAGTATGAAAGATCATACAGAGAATAGACTGAAAGCCATTGTCTCGCGCAGTCAATCCGATTACTTCTGTTCGAACGAGCAGAATTTGTCGTCGGCGCCCCACCTTCAATCTCCATTACTGTTTGGGTCCAGTAGTCCAACAGCGGTGAGCGGCAAAGTTATTCAGGGACAACCATGATAAAAGATAGACACGCGCTTCCCCAAaagccttcattttcattgagttTCCTCCCCGATGGCGCCTAACTACAAAACAAAGTACAGGCCAACCAGTCTTTCCCGTAGATGTGCGTGATCACAAAGCCAAATCACCGAAGAATAAAAGAGCTTGAAGTCCCATTGTGAGCTCTGTCATCTCGGGGAGTGAACTTTGTCAAAACTCATCACAATACATGGATGAGTTGGGAGTCCCGAGGAGACTGGAGTTTCTTTTCCCCCCTCCCCTTTTCATTGTGAACTTGTTTGGATCCCACCGACATAATAAGACAGTTTGACACAGAACAGAAAGAAGACGAGCGTTGTTAGCAAATCGTTGAGGTGACAATAGTCCCCAAGTTATGCAgattaaaattcaaattccctCGCCGATTGGAACGGATAAACGAGATGATTACCGAACGAAGGCTGTCAAGTGAAACTTCATTGGGCTCAAATACAGATTCCCGTCTCACTAACGACAAAAATAGGACATTCATGCACATAGTATAACTGGGAGGGTGGGGAGGTGGATACATAATATCGTAGGTAGCTTTTGTGGCATCAATAATTATCGATATTCTCCACTTGAGTGGATGGACGAATCGATGGCCGGTCCAGCCCACAGGAGATCAAACGAGATCCCTTTACCACATATCAAAGTACCATGGGGACAACTATGGATGTTGCATGTGCCAATTATGCTTTGCAGGAGAATCCATCCGAGCCTTCTCAAAAGATAAAAGAGGTTCCCGTGAAAATCTCCGTTGACATGTCCAACCTGGCTATCTACTGCCAATCCGTCTCGTTGAGTCGGAGAGCCTTGCAGAAGATCAGGAACTTTGTCACGGATGACGAGCCTTGTTATGAAATGAATTCGTTCAATGAAACTAAAGCCAAAGAACTCATGATTGACCGCAAGTTGCGATCCGCTTTCCAATGGCGTCACAAGCGGCAATTCTGTCGCATTTATCCTAAGGTATGTACAGTATACTGGCTATAATCAGTACCAATACCGAGCGTCAATGTTCCAGGGAAGACGGACAGATTCGTCGAATTTTAATCCCGTGCCTTTCTGGTTGTGTGGTACCCAAATGGTGGCCCTGAACTTCCAGACCCCAGataaggagttgcaaattaatCATGGCTGGTTCGTCCAAAACGGCCAATGTGGCTATGTGCTGAAGCCGGAATGCATGGTGGAAGGTGATTTCTGCACTTTTATACGgtttctttccttcctgaACTCTCGGATCCCAATCCCGAATGGAACTAATCAGATTGACAATCCTTCCAGGATGTTTTGATCCCGATAAGGCTGTCCATCGGATGGAGAGTATCGAGTTGCAGATCGGCGTTCTGGCGGGCAGACAACTGGCCGATAAAAGCCCGAAAACTAGTGCCATGTGTAacacttttgtcaaattggaGATCATTGGATGCCCTGTGGACAACTCCTTGGGGACCACTGGGATTGTTCAGGTTTGAAAACAAGCTGCATGCActcgtacatacagtatgCGATATTTCGAGTGCGCGTGGGATTAACGCTTGAACACTTGCCGAAGCCCTAGGAAGGTTCATCTCACGGAAAAAAGGATTACCACTATTTTTTCAGTCAAATGCGCTTAATCCTTCCTGGGATGAAACATTCAACTTTGGGATCATTTACAATCCTAATTTGGCTGTTTTACGCCTCAGCGTCTACAATCAAACCCAACTGAACAACGAAGTCCTCGGACAATGTGTTGTGCCCGTTTCGGGTCTCCGCAAAGGCTACAGGTACGAATTCATTGTCGTTGATTGGGATGCTTAGCAGAACAGCCCGCAAATGACTTCCTTCTGTTCAGGTCAGTGACCCTCAGGAATGCCTACAACGAATTCGAGAACGGAGTTATGGCGCTCTTGATCCATTTAGAGATTCGGACGATCGACCTCGGCGAGTCttatttgaaaaagatgatcaATAACTACCTCACTCATCGGACTTCGGGTCAGTCGAGCGAGAAAGCCGGTTCGTGAAGTGTGCGAACCCGAAGACAGGTGTGAATTAATTTGCATGAGTTTTGTTTACAGAATCCGAAGGGGAGGTCGGTTTCAGTAACGAGGACAAGAATGCCATGACCCAGGAAGAAGCCATTGAGCAATTATCCCGCATCATGGGACGAAAGACCTTGCCCACTGTGAGCTCAGCGGGCAATGTCGGGGCTCAAGGGAATGCCGCCAAAGGCGATGACTCCTTAAGCACGCCAAGAAAGATCTTGAGCTCGCGATTTCCCTTGGCTTTGGGTGAACTTAGCGCTTCGAACcccaaagtgaaaaagaaaaagtgatCGAAAATACAGACAGACACTTACCATATTGAAAGTGACGACGGATcgaatttgattttcttctcaGAGGCAGTCTCGTTGTCGTCTTTGCCGGCCTCTTCGAGAGCCCTTTTCTGTTGATTAGCCACGGCATTTGTGGCTTGGAGTATGTTCTGAATCGAGAATTTGAGGAACGAGTTGACACTTTGATGCCGCGGAGGGGACCGGGTGTGTCCATCATCCTCGATATTGATctcgtcctcatcctcatcttcgGTCACCAGATGCTTGGAGCCTCGTCTTTCACGGTTCATCTTTTGTCGGTCAGTCAATGGTGATAAGGATCGAGCGGGTTCCTTGTCCTTGGGATAATCACTGCTTCCTTCTCGAGACATGCTAATCGGAGTCGATTTCTCTCGTCCTGGAACTACTATGGACTCCATAATTCACGGAGTTAAACTGTGCTTAATCGTGTTTGAGAATTGTCCTCGATTTGCGATCCCCGGCGGTCTCCAACTACACACATAGTGGGGACAAAACCACGGGACATTCAAGTCCCAAGTCCTCCAACGAACCGCACCGAAAAAGACGACGACCACCACacggagaaagaagaaaggagagATCCAAACCggagaggacgaggacgacaaggaggaaggaagAGGACAACAACGAGAAGGAGCAGGAGAAAGAGGAGCAGGAGAGCTTCTAGCTTCTTCTAATTTCCCGACCAATTTTCTCCATCGAGCACTCAAGAGCCATGGCATTGGCCGCGGCAGACCCAAGAGAACCCCCATTTGAGTACCGGCAATCACCTTAGACCGGCTCTCTTCCCGCAAAGTGGAGGAAAAAGTCCTGATGGCCCCTTTGTGGCTACGGTTAGGGAAAGTGGCGCCAATTTCCCTCAAATACGTTCCCTCGATCTTCCTCACTCACTCTCCgggcatcatcatcctctGAGTGTGTATGTGcctgagtgagtgtgtgtgtgtaagtaAGGGTCCCTCTGACGCTCCTTCCGTCTCCTTCCATCTTCATCTCCCTTTCCATGTGTTCTGGTACACACTGCGAACTCCTCCCTTCGCCGCCAACATGAAGCTCCATGATTGGTCGAGATTGAACGGCGCCCGGAAATCGCATTTCAGGTGTCACCGCCGGCCGATCCGTTCGAACGGTTCGAAGCAGACCAAGAGCTCCGATGTACAATAGTTAGCAATGTGGGAGAGGAATGGATGCAGTGCACTCGCTTCTACGTGCTTTGCTCACTCCGCGGCTCGTCGAGTCCAAACTCGAGAGGACTGGGTCACTGTTGGATCACTCAGGCTAGAGTGGAACAACTCGTGGAAATGGAACCTTTTTCCGAACAAAACGGCCACCAGAGCACCTACGAAGGTATAGTGGTCTCAGCGGCACAGGGTGGTCGTGAATGATAATAGCTCCGAAATCCTCTCTGAAAGAAAGATGTCCCTAGGGACTCAGAACCCATTTGCTGAAGTAATGTTGCAGCACAGAGCTTTAAGACCTTTGCCTCTGGAATCCCATCCCTCCATCCAGTTGGAAGACAGGCAGGCAgtcaggcaggcaggcaggcaggcaggcaggcaagAAGGCAGGACTCTTCAGTCTCCACTCCTTACACAAATGGAGCTACTTTGGGAGGGTCTGGATTTATGTTCAAGGCTTGAAAACACTCTCACCCAAGTTGGATATGGGATCAGCACACTTTGCCATTGAGTTTTTGGAGGGACCCCTCACCCTCAGAACCTGAGTTGAAAGGAACATTTTCAGACTTACATTACTAAAAACGAGAAGATGGGTAGATCGGCCAAGATCAGTGAATACTACCTTCAAAGCAAATAGTGCAAAACCACACTTACCCACTATCAAGTCAGCGGTTGAGCGACAcggctggctggttggctggacTGATGTCCATAAACACGGTCAAATTGTCTATTTCTCATTAAAATTTGTACCAGTTCTATATTTCTTTGTCCAAGAGGCCCACCACTCCTAGTCTACCTACTACCAATGATCGTTATTGCGTGAGTACCCCAGGCCCTGGAATGTGGCTAACATAATCGCCTGCAGGGAATGTTTGCTATGACGTCAACACATCCGTTGAATTTGTTATACTAAAAATTGACTCGATTATCGACAAAGCACCCGGAATCAAAGCTATGACACTTTTTACACGTACTTCTTACCACGATGATATTTCGATTTGAAAAGACCCCATAAAATAGTGTCTCTTTCCACAgaatccatttcaattcaCCAACGACCTTGACGCCACTCCACTGCCGTTCTTTAACTATACAGTAGGTACCTGTCGAGATTCAATGTAACACAAATTTCCTAGACATCCTACGAATAAATGTTGGTCGAGTCTAGACATGTCACATGTTTAAAAGGAAAAGTGAATAAGTCTTGAATTCGACGTAACTTGACACACATTACGCTATTCTTCGCATTTCCATCAGAATTAGTAGAACAAAGGATGAATGGACCGAGGAATGTTTATCTGTGTGTGGGTCGTTTACTGGGATTAGCTTCCAGTTTGGAGGAGGTGTCCCAGTTACTAACCTGATTGCACCAAATTCACTGCTAGACAAAGAGTGGCTGACCGTGGGTCAATCTGGACTAGTTTTTGAGCTCCTAGTGTTCGAACACCAACTACATAGCATACCAGTCTCACATCTACAGTGTGTATGCATGGCTATGAGGGACCTTAAATTCTTTACCTTGAATTCTGACAGACATGATTGAGAGCTAGATTTATGAGAAACGGCCATCGTTGTTACCCTAGTAACCCAGGCAATTGAACTCGGTCTTTGTTGTTCACATGATTAAACATACTGATTCGCAACATTTCGCCGGATCATTTGCATCCCGTTTCAAACGAACCTGAAAAGACAGGTATTCGGATCAATCGCTCCTGAACATTTTGTGCTACGGGCACTTACGCATTTCTCAATAGTATTTTTGTCGCACAACCAGTGAGAACCGGCTTCACGCAACAACCACATTAGGAGTAGGTTGGGAGTCACGCGTCGTCCTCGAGTTAGAAGTACAAAACACCTGGGCCAGTGCCTATGGGCGAGGGTCGAGACCACGTTCTGACGGAGGGGAGACTCGGCCCAAGGTGCAAGCGTAAGCGTCAATCTCGTGACCGGTCGTGAGGTTCGGGGTGGTGGCGTTTCTTTATCGCTTTGCGTCAGCTAGACTGGATGATGGAATTCAGAAAATTGGAGGTATTCCCCATCTACGAGGAAACTGGGGTTGAACTCTATGTGGCCGTGTTTTCCGAGGGGTGAATGGAACTTGGTTGGGCCAACATTGAGAGCAGGGGTAGATGCCTTGAGTCATATAAATAGAGGGATGAATTTAGGCATCAGTATCAGTAGCCTTACTCAGCGCAACCAGTCAAACCAAACAAGTGAGTAGTGGCCTTGGTAAaacattattcaaatgaaatgttgtaaactaacatttttttatcatctttaCTTTGCAGACAATCAACATGAACAAGTTCTTGATCATCTGTTCTCTTCTCGTCATCTCCTCAATGATGACCGAGGCCATCTTTGATGGAGGCATCATCTCCATTCCCGCCGGACTTGCTCTAGCGGGTATTGTGGGTCTCAAGGTCGCCGGAGGCATCGGATTCGGTGCCGGAGTTTTGGCCTCTCGTGGTGGCCGTCGTGGTGGTCTTCGCTTTGGCCGATCGGTCGAGTCCATCGAAGACCGTTTCCTCCAAGCCAGTGTGGATGATGCCGATGATTGCGCTAAGAAATTGGTGTGCATGGTCAACGCCACTCCTGAGGAATCCATGACTGCCGAGGAGAAGGTTGTCGCCGAGATGTTCGGTTACCAAGATGAGATCAATGTGTCTAAGAGCTCTGTTGAGTTTGATTTGGCTGCTCTTGTGGGTCGTAAGGCTGGTCCCGCCCAGTGCAAGTCAATCTATGCCCGTTGCCCTCACAATCAAAAGTACCTGATTGAGGTGCTTGGGGCTTAGGTTCGAAGTTGCATTGCTGAAGTTCAAAGAAAGCAAAGTTATGTTTTACAATTGTCATTTTATCGAaaccaaaaattcaaaatccaaTAAAGAAAGACGAACTTGCTGTTCGATGTATTAAAAAGGTTAAAATTGCGATTGTGTTCCCTCTCATTTCTGTTTTAATCGTAACTACACACTCTTAGAAACGCCTTCCACTACTAGTCGATCACTCCTGAATTGGAGTTATTCAGAGCCCCCCCCAAAATTCACCGACATTTTGAGTGCCCATGTCACGTAATTTAGCTGTCTGACGTAGATTAGTCGACAATGAGACGTACCTGGCCTATGGACAGTTTATTTGTGATGTCACATTTCAATCTTGAGGGGCTTGTTCGATATCATCTACAAGGCTGTAAGAATCAATtagcaaaaattgaattgatgtgtagatattgaaaattgtacATCTACTTACATTCAAACTGCGCCAGATCTGTCACTGGACCCTCATATAGACTTACATGACGACATTTGATATGTGCTATTCTGAGACAAGATCTTTAAATGCTTGTACCTCTGAGCTAAGGCTTGaacgttacccagaatgatTATTTGCTCACCACTTTTGCCAGTGCATTTTTTTACCGGTTAACGTTCAAGTCCCTAACTCAgcttaaaaaacaggcctctggttTCACAACTAATGTTTTGGGTTAAATATCTTATTTGAGTTGCTCAAAAgtaattgattaaaaaataattgctCTGACAGTACATGTACCATAACAAGAACATGGGCAAGTCAACTGAAGGTAATCTTATTCACAATCATGATAGTATGAGATGTCTAGCTATTGGGGACggcaaaataagcaaaaagaccaaaaatggtcaatttAACCACATCACCCGCCCCCAATTCCACAAAGTTCAAGGTCAGACTTGCCAAGCCAACTGTAAGGAAAATTGTAGTttaaaagcatcaaaatggttttaagGGCACTTTATCAGTCTAGAGTATGGTTTTGTCACACCTTAGGTCATGAAACTTCTTGAAAAGACCCAGTGATTCCAACAGATTCTAGGGTCCACTTAGAAGTCTACAATAGATTGTCATTTATAAAACTAGTAATGAAAATCCTATTCAGTAGTGTAGCGAATATGCTAATTACAAGAATGCGTTGGCGTTTGACTATATATTGCCTTGTGTTTGATTGGGAAATACACTCTACTTCGATAACCAGCGAGTATCACAACCCTCTTAACAACTACAGTAGGGAAATTTCAGGAGGGGTTAATTTTGATTACTGATGGGATCTAAAATCTCAAGTGAAATCCTtctcaaatgacaaataaGATTCTAAACTGTTAGAATTCAGACTGTAGAACATTTATTATCAGCAAGAAGCATccttaaaaaaagaacatctccatttgcattttttgtgttatcttttccttttccttgcTGCAGAATTGCATCATGAGAAACACAATGatatttcgtatttttgtttGGACCCTATTTATTGttggcaaagtcaaggatGCATAGTGAACAAGAAAATAAGCATAGTCAAAAAGGGCATGGAATAGAAGATGATCtgctttgaaaacaaatatattGCTGCTGATCTACTTGGTCGTGGGTGAAATATTCTGgatcaaatgcattcattgcCGTTTTCTGCATCAACAAACGAAAATTATTTGATTCCTTTCATGTATTGTAATTAGTATTTGCCCAGCAATACCAAAGGTTTTTTGAACAGTTATTGTGCATCTAGAGGTTTGGATTTTGGAATTCAGTTTGAGGTTTGTAAGACTGAATAATAACCTATTAATCTTTCAAACCCCACATGCTTGGTATTTACCATTTAAATCTAGAGTCTTGGCCCCCTGCCGGCTCAAGAGCGCATAACAGCAGAAAATGCTAAGTAAATAGTGCCCATAGAGTAGTGCTATTTTCATCtatttttccctctttttaaCTTTATCCTGGTTGATCAATGCCTTTTTGCAGATCATTGAGCATTCATGTTTTCTAGCTTCAGGCCTTTTGTTTATTTGGTTCATGAATATTGCTTCTACATACAACAAAAGCTAAAACAGTGTTATTGGACTGAAGCCTAGATACTCTACATTTTGCACTTGTCTGGAAATGGTCAAAAAGGGTTAGGTGAATTGAGAGAACAAGATACTTCTCTTCTCCTTTACTTactcctttctttttttctctctctacCCCCACATTGGAGAGATTGTCCATCCAGATTTTTACCTAAACGGAAAGGATACCACACTAGAGGAGTGTTTTGTCTTTGCAACTCCCAACAAGGTAAAATGCTGAAGAAGAAAACATTTATCTCAATCCCTCCTTAACACACCTTGGCAAAATAAAACACAATAAGATGACATTTTTGTGCTCTCCTCTCTCAACACAGCTTGCTTCAAAGAAGCAACAAGAAGTATTGACAACAACTATCTAGAGGAACATGCATGACAAGGTGACTAACATCTGCAAATAGTAAATGATGAAGCTAACCATTACAACCAATAAACCATAATACTGGTGATGAAGACGCAACACTCCCTTAGTGTTGTTTACTTTCTGTTTAGGTAAATGACCTCCGTGATGCATGGGCCCTTAATAATAGCACGTTTATTATTCAAACTAGATTTGTGCTTATTTGtacgtttaggcaagctcgGGTTCAAACAATCAAGCCTGCCAGCGAGACAAATTTGGGGCTTGAAACAAGTTAAAACTAGACTGGTAGCTCATCTGACATGCCTTCATTGCATTGTGAAAAGAGGGTCAATTTcccaaaaacgtgtttgaagcgCACCCACAAATATACATTTTGCATCGCCTGAATGGGCAAATAAACGTACCTTTCACAGCTTGCCTGAATtttactgatgggatcaagaACGTCATTGATCGAAGTTGCGACCTAGTAATACCAATTTATATTCTCAATGCCATTTGACATTGTCAGGGGCATGCCTGAAACAAGTAGGTTAACCTTAAAATGTGACCTGCTTCCTCCGCTTTTTCTCATCCTACCATTTTGCTTTATGATAGGATTAACTGGAGTCTTTACTTTTCAAGAGcattagttttgaaaattcattatATCCTATAAATACTGCATAAATCCATGCTAGACACAGATTTGTTTCTGTTCAAGTTTGTACTATACAGTAATTCAGTCAGATAAGTCTTGAATaaagaacaaaatgaatgaacgagGATACGAAAAATGAGCGCTTTGTTGCCCGGTTTTCTGGTGGGACAATATACTTTGATTGGGCCAGCATTTCAAGTCAGCTAGACTGGATGGTGGCATTCAGAAAATTGGAGGTATTCCCCATCTACGAGGAAACTGGGATTAAACTCTATGTGGCCGTATTTTCCGAGGGGTGAATGGAACTTGCTTGGGCCAACATTGAGAGCAGGGGTAGATGCCTTGAGTCATATAAATAGAGGGATGAATTTAGGCATCAGTATCAGTAGCCTTACTCAGCGCAACCAGTCAAACCAAACAAGTGAGTAGTGGCCTTGGTAAaacattattcaaatgaaatgttggAAACTAACATTATTTTATCATCTTTACTTTGCAGACAATCAACATGAACAAGTTCTTGATCATCTGTTCTCTTCTCGTCATCTCCTCAATGATGACCGAGGCCATCTTTGATGGAGGCATCATCTCCATTCCCGCCGGACTTGCTCTAGCGGGTATTGTGGGTCTCAAGGTCGCCGGAGGCATCGGATTCGGTGCCGGAGTTTTGGCCTCTCGTGGTGGCCGTCGTGGTGGTCATCGCTTTGGCCGATCGGTCGAGTCCATCGAAGACCGTTTCCTCCAAGCCAGTGNNNNNNNNNNNNNNNNNNNNNNNNNNNNNNNNNNNNNNNNNNNNNNNNNNNNNNNNNNNNNNNNNNNNNNNNNNNNNNNNNNNNNNNNNNNNNNNNNNNNNNNNNNNNNNNNNNNNNNNNNNNNNNNNNNNNNNNNNNNNNNNNNNNNNNNNNNNNNNNNNNNNNNNNNNNNNNNNNNNNNNNNNNNNNNNNNNNNNNNNNNNNNNNNNNNNNNNNNNNNNNNNNNNNNNNNNNNNNNNNNNNNNNNNNNNNNNNNNNNNNNNNNNNNNNNNNNNNNNNNNNNNNNNNNNNNNNNNNNNNNNNNNNNNNNNNNNNNNNNNNNNNNNNNNNNNNNNNNNNNNNNNNNNNNNNNNNNNNNNNNNNNNNNNNNNNNNNNNNNNNNNNNNNNNNNNNNNNNNNNNNNNNNNNNNNNNNNNNNNNNNNNNNNNNNNNNNNNNNNNNNNNNNNNNNNNNNNNNNNNNNNNNNNNNNNNNNNNNNNNNNNNNNNNNNNNNNNNNNNNNNNNNNNNNNNNNNNNNNNNNNNNNNNNNNNNNNNNNNNNNNNNNNNNNNNNNNNNNNNNNNNNNNNNNNNNNNNNNNNNNNNNNNNNNNNNNNNNNNNNNNNNNNNNNNNNNNNNNNNNNNNNNNNNNNNNNNNNNNNNNNNNNNNNNNNNNNNNNNNNNNNNNNNNNNNNNNNNNNNNNNNNNNNNNNNNNNNNNNNNNNNNNNNNNNNNNNNNNNNNNNNNNNNNNNNNNNNNNNNNNNNNNNNNNNNNNNNNNNNNNNNNNNNNNNNNNNNNNNNNNNNNNNNNNNNNNNNNNNNNNNNNNNNNNNNNNNNNNNNNNNNNNNNNNNNNNNNNNNNNNNNNNNNNNNNNNNNNNNNNNNNNNNNNNNNNNNNNNNNNNNNNNNNNNNNNNNNNNNNNNNNNNNNNNNNNNNNNNNNNNNNNNNNNNNNNNNNNNNNNNNNNNNNtccttttagaacagacccggctaatggccgaaatctggattttcaggactcaatctttaggtgggcaaacatcagaaggttaccaatctcctttggagtgaattcggatcattcgtggtatggtgttaggtttttcaataatcccttttattaaaaactggagcttcaatctgatcaagtcattctttgagttagggggttggattttcagaagcgacaaagagcggcccttaatttctttccaccctgtacagGGTACGATTTTCAGCGAAATAGTTTCTAATTAGGTTgtgaaaatcagtcaaaatgaattctaAAAATTAGTTATAAAAAGTAATTTATTTGGTTATTCTAATATTTTGGTGGTTTTCCTGCCAAAAATTGCTTCATTACTATTTTTCACGAATTTCTTGCTCTTCGGGTTGAgacttttcttgaaaagaaCTAGATATTTCCGACACCTACGTAGTTTTAAGCATGTCATGCAATATATCAAAATACTATTAATGAAACCTGAATACCTCACACGAAGCAAAATGCAAcggattcaaatttgtgtttCGATAGGTAAGTATTGACATTCATATCCAAATCAAGGCTAAATGAGTTAGCATAATCTTAATACTTTCTCAAATTTTAAAAGAACTGAATCTATTTTAGAAAGCTATTACctggtttcaaaattaatgTAAAGGCTATCTTAAAGTGCGTCGGCATTGGATGTTTTTCGTTTTACGCAATGGCAAACCAGATCTTTTCACGGCATTTGGATGAAATCATATATTTTGTCGATCAAAACGTAATGGCACCAAAtgaagatttttgaaaatggcagTTATGAGTTGCTATTTGTTTAGGAGCTTGAATGTCGGCACTCAAATCAAAGTAAATCAAAAGTTCGATGTGCCAAAAAAGAGCAATATTTTCATGAATTTAGAAATATACAAACTTGATcctttttctcatcaaaacgCGACAAGGCAATGAATTGGATTTTAGGGGGTTTACACCCCAAAACGggtcaaatatcaaaatatgttaaaaGCAAGGGTTTAGACAAATCGCTCATAATTCCGAAATCTAGATTGTTCATCAAACTATTTCACATATccggaaaaaatatttttatcatgATTTAATATCGCAAAATTTTATCAATAACGCTTCTTAAATAATagccccttacgctgcacgaaatatggttttcGTTCTGCACTTCAGTGGGCGTTTTGTGAATCAACCTCTACCAAATGAAGGGCCGATTTGGCCGATCCCCCTTTAATGAATTATAAagtgtttgtgttgtttttggctaattctttcaaagtaTTGTGCATAATTAGCGACCAAGGTCACATAttgtccggaaaagaaatctgcCGTGCGTCTccccgttttgtttgggctgtgTGACGTTGTAAATGAGGGCCCTTAAGTTAGCATTGTTAGTACCGATTTCtattatgaaaaaaaacatcatccATACTTAATTCCAGagtgaaaggtaataaatagacgaattataacttttccttttaaaaatgctggggattatattccctcTAGCGATTataaaagcccttgaaaaaccaaaccaaacaagaTACCTTTGTTCACAATGTTTTGGCGAAACATATTGGTCTTGCCCTATCTTGGGTGTCGACGTAAGGCAGACAATCTGATCTAATATCCCCAAACGGAGAGTTGTCTGGgatcttttatttcattggcGTTTCAAGAAAGAGTTCTTGAGAGCGCAATGAACTCTGAGTATTGCTATTGTCAAAACTGCTTCAATATGGCCCTCGCTAGCAAATGTTCTTCTTTGATCCACATTTTAGGGGGTTTCATAAATGGCGACCTTAGCATGGCATTGAATCGGGCTCCCGTTTTAATGCCATGCCAAGTGCAGATATTTGTCAGCAAGGAAATACAGAAAAAGCAATGTATAAAAAGCCACGATTTTCTTTTACGCCAAAACCTTCTTGATTATAAAACAATcgtgaaaaataaatcaaacaaCGTGCCCTAGTAATACTCACCATGAAAGGTCCTCTTGGTTGAAAGGTTTTTTGATTGCCACCTGCTCTTCACCGAGGAAAGGCCAAACAGAAAAGATTGCTCGAAAAGGTACTAGAATAATCATATCAAATTTGCTTCCTcctcaattttcaaatcaatagtCAAAGGTATAGATTGTACTAATAGTTAAgtaaaaaacagaaaaaatgcACGAGGATGCAAAAATGAGCGCCCTGTCGCTGTACCTTTGTCGGTATGTTAGCATGCGTCGATTGGGCCAGCATTGGAAGAGGGGGCAGATGCAGATGTCTTGAATCATATAAATAGAGGGATGGATTTAGGCATCA from Tigriopus californicus strain San Diego chromosome 5, Tcal_SD_v2.1, whole genome shotgun sequence carries:
- the LOC131880909 gene encoding uncharacterized protein LOC131880909 codes for the protein MNKFLIICSLLVISSMMTEAIFDGGIISIPAGLALAGIVGLKVAGGIGFGAGVLASRGGRRGGLRFGRSVESIEDRFLQASVDDADDCAKKLVCMVNATPEESMTAEEKVVAEMFGYQDEINVSKSSVEFDLAALVGRKAGPAQCKSIYARCPHNQKYLIEVLGA